In the genome of Pelagicoccus sp. SDUM812003, one region contains:
- a CDS encoding family 20 glycosylhydrolase: MILFPPPKKVQLLEGASAFTQNRVRFPHAASPRLKSAVARLGFQPASEGIELNIGSHPPVGYTISANGDSIAIRASDEESAFRAFTTFRQLLRQRDERIPALLIEDSPDLETRGFMLDISRCKVPRKSSLFSLIDKLADLKYNQLQLYTEHTFAYRDHRLVWQDASPLTADEIQEIDSYCYDRYIELVPNQNTFGHMERWLRHKPYQSLAESPNGFLHPLSGWKEHGSTLKPDQASLDFVASLLEELLPNFRSSKVNIGGDEPWELGQGASKTLVNTRGKHAVYLDHLLRIQKLVSKSGRQPQFWGDIVMEKPSLVSELPSGTTALLWGYEANHPFAEQCAIMQQAGLPYYVVPGTSTWNSIGGRLSTALLNIEAATDNALAHGATGLLLTEWGDNGHHQSDLLKIPSALYAAGRAWNKHATHRDHLSTAARLVFSDLTTERDFRDLMELGRIPDHFSQPLHNASWLNKVLFASKKDFQAIRDSISLKEVTACIDNLNTINASHSSLAVSRELLLFAAHKAHSILNNQAPAAIPQELLNRFEEDWLSRNRPGGLAESLTMLATPNS; encoded by the coding sequence GTGATCCTATTTCCTCCACCCAAAAAGGTCCAACTCCTCGAAGGGGCATCCGCCTTCACCCAAAACCGGGTGCGCTTCCCCCACGCTGCATCCCCTCGATTGAAGTCGGCCGTCGCTCGCCTAGGATTCCAACCCGCATCGGAAGGCATCGAACTCAACATAGGATCGCATCCACCAGTTGGATACACAATCTCCGCAAACGGAGACAGCATCGCCATCCGAGCCAGCGACGAAGAATCCGCATTCCGCGCTTTCACGACCTTCCGCCAACTGCTTCGACAACGCGATGAAAGGATTCCCGCATTGCTCATCGAGGACTCGCCCGACCTCGAAACACGCGGTTTCATGCTCGATATCTCCCGCTGCAAGGTTCCTCGAAAATCATCGCTCTTTAGCCTGATCGACAAACTTGCAGACCTGAAATACAATCAACTCCAGCTCTACACCGAGCACACGTTCGCCTATCGCGATCATCGACTGGTCTGGCAAGACGCCTCTCCGCTCACCGCCGACGAAATCCAAGAGATCGACTCGTATTGCTACGATCGATACATCGAACTCGTCCCGAACCAGAACACCTTCGGACATATGGAGCGCTGGCTACGCCACAAGCCCTACCAATCCCTCGCCGAAAGTCCCAACGGTTTTCTTCATCCGCTCAGCGGATGGAAAGAGCATGGAAGCACCTTGAAGCCGGACCAAGCCTCCCTCGACTTCGTCGCCTCGCTGCTGGAGGAGCTCCTGCCCAACTTTCGCAGCAGCAAGGTAAACATCGGCGGAGACGAGCCTTGGGAGCTCGGACAAGGGGCCAGCAAGACCCTGGTGAACACCCGCGGCAAACACGCCGTCTACCTCGATCATTTGCTAAGAATACAAAAACTCGTATCCAAATCAGGCAGACAGCCTCAGTTCTGGGGCGACATCGTCATGGAAAAGCCGAGTCTCGTTTCCGAGCTGCCTAGCGGAACGACCGCCCTCCTCTGGGGCTACGAAGCGAACCACCCGTTTGCCGAACAATGCGCCATCATGCAGCAGGCGGGCCTTCCCTACTACGTGGTGCCGGGCACCTCCACCTGGAATAGCATAGGAGGGCGCCTCTCGACCGCCCTGCTCAATATCGAGGCCGCCACCGATAACGCCCTCGCGCACGGAGCGACGGGATTGCTGCTCACGGAATGGGGTGACAATGGACACCATCAGAGCGATCTGCTCAAGATCCCCTCAGCGCTTTACGCGGCCGGGCGAGCGTGGAACAAGCACGCCACCCATCGCGACCATCTCTCCACGGCAGCCCGCCTGGTGTTTTCCGATCTTACCACGGAAAGGGATTTCCGCGACCTCATGGAGCTGGGACGCATCCCCGACCACTTCTCTCAACCATTGCACAACGCATCTTGGCTCAACAAGGTTCTCTTCGCGTCAAAAAAGGATTTTCAGGCGATACGCGATTCGATCTCGCTAAAGGAAGTGACAGCTTGCATCGATAATCTGAATACGATAAACGCTAGCCATTCCTCGCTCGCTGTTTCGCGCGAGCTGTTGCTGTTCGCCGCCCATAAAGCTCACTCGATTCTGAACAACCAAGCGCCGGCAGCGATTCCGCAAGAGTTGCTCAACCGCTTCGAGGAGGACTGGCTATCTCGAAATCGACCTGGAGGGCTTGCCGAAAGCCTGACGATGCTAGCGACGCCCAATTCCTAG
- a CDS encoding class I SAM-dependent methyltransferase, producing the protein MDELNIDWEILARLRRRFLEQSAGSGVYWQDEQDLAHYHAFFAARIGWKWDDALRNAEQSGWSLRSRVLLDWGCGSGIATLRLLERYGAEAVDKVLLYDHSLLACRFAQKTISDAYPDLAVEIAPNPSQIEQLGETTVLLSHALNELTTETRTVLASQLKGAAQVFCVEAGDHATSRLLISLRESLRSTHAIAAPCLRCDACPMLQEENARHWCHFFGKPPLEAFTEGAWARFATLMEVDLRSLPYSFLVLDRSSLAPADASRSTLPDHASRLIGRPRQFKGYTRALSCDASGLRDLELQKRDDKALWKSLKKGKDGTLYRWVEIEAGRIKSGSPLD; encoded by the coding sequence ATGGACGAGCTAAACATAGATTGGGAAATCCTGGCCCGCCTTCGCCGACGCTTTCTCGAGCAAAGCGCGGGATCTGGCGTCTACTGGCAGGACGAGCAGGATCTCGCCCACTACCACGCTTTCTTCGCCGCTCGCATCGGCTGGAAATGGGACGACGCGCTGCGAAACGCCGAGCAGTCCGGCTGGAGCCTTCGCTCTCGAGTTTTGCTGGACTGGGGCTGCGGCAGCGGCATCGCCACCCTGCGCCTGCTCGAGCGCTACGGAGCCGAAGCGGTCGACAAGGTCCTGCTCTACGACCATTCGCTGCTCGCCTGCCGTTTCGCCCAAAAAACCATCTCCGACGCCTACCCGGACCTCGCGGTGGAGATCGCCCCAAATCCCTCCCAAATCGAACAGCTCGGCGAAACCACCGTGCTGCTCAGCCACGCCCTCAACGAGCTCACCACCGAAACCCGGACCGTTCTGGCGTCGCAATTGAAAGGCGCCGCCCAAGTCTTCTGCGTCGAAGCTGGCGACCATGCCACCAGCCGGCTGCTCATCTCGCTGAGGGAATCCCTGCGAAGCACCCACGCCATCGCCGCCCCATGCCTGCGCTGCGACGCTTGCCCGATGCTTCAGGAAGAAAACGCCCGCCATTGGTGCCATTTCTTCGGCAAGCCTCCCCTCGAAGCCTTCACCGAAGGGGCTTGGGCCCGATTCGCCACCTTGATGGAGGTCGACTTGCGCTCGCTGCCCTACAGCTTTCTGGTGCTCGACCGTAGCTCCCTAGCGCCAGCCGACGCTTCGCGATCGACGCTGCCGGACCACGCGTCACGGCTGATCGGCCGCCCCCGCCAGTTCAAGGGATACACCCGCGCCCTCTCCTGCGACGCCTCCGGTCTACGCGATCTCGAGCTGCAAAAGCGGGACGACAAGGCCCTCTGGAAAAGCCTGAAAAAAGGCAAGGACGGCACGCTCTACCGCTGGGTGGAAATCGAAGCAGGCCGCATCAAGAGCGGATCTCCGCTCGATTGA
- a CDS encoding glycine zipper domain-containing protein, with the protein MPRSVAGQVQRVDPGTVVATRTVEIDGEATYLGQSGGAIVGSAVGQSIGSGDGRILASAGGAVVGGIVGGMVEKELSKKRAQELTISLDDGNTVVVIQELEDVGFIEGDRVNVSQTRAGEALVAHAHYESDGLY; encoded by the coding sequence GTGCCGCGATCCGTCGCGGGCCAGGTGCAACGGGTCGATCCCGGTACGGTCGTGGCGACGCGCACTGTGGAGATCGATGGGGAAGCGACCTATCTCGGGCAGTCCGGAGGGGCGATCGTCGGCTCGGCGGTTGGGCAATCCATCGGCAGCGGGGACGGCCGCATTCTCGCTTCGGCTGGCGGAGCGGTGGTGGGCGGAATCGTCGGGGGCATGGTCGAGAAGGAGCTTAGCAAGAAGCGGGCTCAGGAACTGACCATCAGTCTCGACGACGGAAACACTGTGGTCGTCATTCAGGAACTGGAGGACGTGGGCTTCATCGAAGGAGACCGCGTCAACGTCAGCCAGACGCGAGCGGGCGAGGCTTTGGTGGCTCATGCTCACTACGAAAGCGATGGCCTCTATTAG
- a CDS encoding thioredoxin domain-containing protein gives MDEGKQSLGNQLGRSRSPYLLQHADNPVHWMEWGEDAFRLAREREKPIFLSIGYSTCHWCHVMAHQSFENVEIAEALNQAFVNVKLDREERPDIDRIYMSYVQSTTGRGGWPMSVWLTPDLEPFYGGTYFPPEDRYGQVGFATLIQRISELWRSDRATLVDYGKKSRDILMQSGQADLSGEVAEANDAFQLCLSQLESDFDPEYGGFGGAPKFPMAPTLSMLLEGVARLENARLRELLCQTLGKMADGGIWDHLGGGFHRYSVDRYWHVPHYEKMLYDQGQLAEAYAEAYRLTGVESFAGVSREIVDYVARDLTGRHGQLLAAEDADSAKPDASGEHGEGAFYVWTKTEINSLLRDEAALFSAAYDIQVAGNAAAESDPHGELRGLNTLRRIPSKQIAVGDVERDEAKVEERLARSRAILFAARAKRPRPHLDDKVVVSWSALMISGGCRVYQATGYEGAYSVARDAANFIFQQLWDEETKTMYRVYREGRGDTMGFAEDYAGMAKACLDLYECDFNPDWIERSQVLLDALTVRFGDAERGGYFASQSGDRSVISRLKDDHDGAEPSASSLAALALLKLAAITDDESKREQARRTIEAFGEQWKGAPRAMPLMLVAATRFLEADQQIVIVGPNGATGPLAERANRHRKPFSALIAIDSSAAFPDVFRSNEKLKRMIASVEPGSVRAFVCEGFTCQEPVNTAESLDALLR, from the coding sequence ATGGATGAAGGGAAGCAAAGCCTAGGGAACCAGCTCGGGCGAAGCCGTTCGCCGTATTTGCTGCAGCACGCGGACAATCCGGTCCACTGGATGGAGTGGGGAGAGGACGCGTTTCGTCTCGCTCGCGAGCGCGAGAAGCCGATTTTTTTATCAATTGGCTATTCGACCTGCCACTGGTGCCACGTCATGGCCCACCAGAGCTTCGAGAACGTGGAGATAGCGGAGGCGCTCAACCAAGCGTTTGTGAACGTGAAGCTGGATCGCGAGGAGCGTCCTGACATCGACCGAATCTACATGAGCTATGTGCAGTCGACCACCGGGAGGGGCGGCTGGCCGATGAGCGTTTGGCTGACGCCCGACCTGGAGCCGTTTTATGGGGGAACCTATTTCCCGCCGGAGGATCGCTATGGGCAAGTTGGCTTCGCGACCTTGATCCAGCGCATATCGGAACTTTGGCGAAGCGATCGAGCGACTCTCGTGGACTACGGGAAAAAAAGCCGAGACATTCTGATGCAGTCCGGACAGGCCGATTTGAGCGGAGAGGTGGCCGAAGCGAACGACGCCTTTCAGCTCTGCTTGTCGCAATTGGAGTCGGACTTTGATCCAGAGTATGGCGGGTTCGGCGGAGCTCCCAAGTTTCCGATGGCTCCGACCCTGTCGATGCTGCTCGAAGGAGTCGCTCGACTCGAAAACGCCCGCCTGCGCGAGCTGCTTTGTCAAACGCTTGGCAAGATGGCGGATGGCGGAATCTGGGATCATCTTGGCGGCGGATTTCATCGGTATTCAGTCGATCGATACTGGCACGTGCCGCACTATGAAAAGATGCTATACGATCAGGGACAGTTGGCGGAAGCGTACGCTGAGGCGTATCGGCTGACTGGAGTCGAATCCTTCGCTGGCGTCTCGAGGGAAATCGTAGACTACGTAGCCCGAGACTTGACGGGGCGGCATGGACAGCTTCTCGCCGCTGAGGACGCTGATAGCGCTAAACCGGACGCTTCCGGCGAGCATGGGGAGGGGGCGTTCTACGTGTGGACGAAAACGGAGATCAATTCGCTCTTGAGAGACGAAGCCGCTTTGTTTTCGGCCGCTTACGACATTCAGGTCGCGGGCAACGCGGCGGCCGAATCCGATCCTCATGGAGAGTTGCGGGGGTTGAACACCCTGCGACGTATCCCATCGAAGCAGATTGCGGTGGGCGATGTCGAACGCGACGAAGCCAAGGTCGAGGAACGCCTTGCTCGTTCACGAGCCATTCTTTTCGCTGCCCGGGCCAAGCGGCCGCGTCCGCACCTGGATGATAAAGTGGTGGTCTCTTGGAGCGCCCTTATGATTTCAGGAGGTTGCAGAGTGTATCAAGCTACTGGTTACGAGGGCGCGTATAGCGTGGCGCGCGACGCGGCGAACTTCATTTTTCAACAGCTTTGGGATGAGGAAACGAAGACCATGTATCGCGTGTACCGGGAAGGACGCGGTGATACCATGGGATTCGCGGAAGATTACGCTGGAATGGCGAAAGCGTGTTTGGACCTGTACGAATGCGACTTCAACCCCGATTGGATCGAAAGGTCTCAAGTGTTGCTCGACGCGTTGACGGTTCGGTTCGGAGATGCGGAAAGAGGCGGATACTTCGCGTCCCAGTCCGGGGATCGATCGGTCATTTCTCGACTGAAGGATGACCACGATGGGGCGGAACCGTCAGCCAGTTCCTTGGCCGCTCTGGCCTTGCTCAAGTTGGCGGCGATCACCGATGATGAATCCAAGCGGGAGCAAGCGAGGCGGACCATAGAGGCCTTTGGCGAGCAGTGGAAAGGCGCTCCGCGGGCCATGCCGCTGATGCTCGTGGCCGCGACGCGTTTCTTGGAGGCGGACCAGCAGATCGTGATCGTTGGGCCGAACGGAGCGACTGGGCCGCTTGCGGAGAGGGCGAATCGCCACCGTAAGCCCTTTAGCGCATTGATCGCTATTGATAGCTCGGCAGCGTTCCCCGACGTTTTCCGTAGCAACGAGAAGCTGAAGCGAATGATTGCTTCCGTCGAGCCAGGGAGCGTCCGAGCCTTCGTTTGCGAGGGATTCACCTGTCAGGAGCCAGTGAATACGGCCGAGTCTCTGGACGCGTTGCTGCGATGA
- a CDS encoding ACT domain-containing protein has translation MKYEIKTQLSVEIENAPGKIAELSDILALHDVSLSAISMQEGPTCGRFRFTACDPVAAKRSLEKSGFTVETDEVLAIRTKDSKGRLAILTKALSQAGINIDYMYASVDEEGAGSRMILKVSNIHLAAHVIDEIKIAA, from the coding sequence ATGAAATACGAGATCAAGACTCAGCTTTCGGTTGAGATCGAAAACGCCCCTGGAAAAATCGCCGAGCTCAGCGACATTCTCGCCCTGCACGATGTGAGCTTGAGCGCCATCTCCATGCAAGAGGGTCCGACCTGCGGTCGCTTTCGCTTCACCGCCTGCGATCCCGTCGCCGCCAAGCGTTCCTTGGAAAAATCAGGATTCACCGTGGAGACCGACGAGGTCCTCGCCATCCGAACCAAAGATTCGAAAGGACGCCTCGCCATCCTGACCAAAGCCTTGTCTCAAGCGGGCATCAACATCGACTACATGTACGCCAGCGTGGACGAGGAAGGAGCGGGCTCTCGCATGATCCTGAAAGTCTCCAACATCCACCTCGCGGCTCACGTCATCGACGAGATAAAGATCGCCGCCTGA
- a CDS encoding DUF4097 family beta strand repeat-containing protein codes for MRLPRFSQLACITLLALGTTALASAKIVRNHQETISLSGIDKVEIHLNSGNIQLVGAEREDLHLDLDQIFKTNSQSEADKLEREVKREIERRGDKLVITIKLDDDDRFLGGLFSGNRGVSFDAQIELPYGIEIESKTNGGNIRAHHLAGECELKTNGGNIELDRILGPLDAHTNGGNIEVSDLRAPARIHTNGGNIRIAAYSSEIEAHTNGGNITAELFEGISGRTELKTNGGSIRASLPSGSVFDLKAKAAGGRVRFDFDGDLRGEFDRNKIDASINGGGPLLSMRTSGGSVTVKNL; via the coding sequence ATGAGACTACCGCGCTTTTCCCAACTCGCCTGCATCACCCTCCTCGCCCTCGGTACGACGGCTCTGGCATCCGCCAAAATCGTACGCAACCATCAGGAAACCATTTCCTTGAGCGGGATCGACAAAGTCGAAATCCACCTCAACTCCGGAAACATCCAGCTCGTTGGCGCCGAACGCGAGGATCTCCACCTGGATCTCGACCAGATCTTCAAAACGAATTCCCAGTCAGAAGCCGACAAGCTGGAACGCGAAGTCAAGCGGGAGATCGAGCGGCGCGGGGACAAACTGGTAATCACCATCAAACTCGATGATGACGACCGCTTCCTAGGCGGACTCTTTTCCGGCAATCGCGGCGTTTCCTTCGATGCCCAAATCGAGCTTCCCTATGGCATCGAGATCGAATCCAAAACCAATGGAGGAAACATCCGAGCCCATCACCTAGCGGGCGAGTGCGAATTGAAGACCAACGGGGGAAACATCGAGCTGGATCGCATCCTCGGACCGCTCGACGCTCACACCAACGGAGGAAACATCGAGGTCTCCGATCTGCGGGCGCCAGCTCGGATTCACACCAACGGCGGCAATATCCGCATCGCCGCCTACTCCTCTGAGATCGAAGCCCACACCAACGGCGGCAACATCACTGCCGAGCTCTTCGAAGGCATCAGCGGACGCACCGAACTGAAAACCAACGGCGGCAGCATCCGCGCCAGCCTCCCTTCCGGCTCGGTCTTTGACCTGAAAGCCAAGGCGGCCGGCGGCAGAGTGCGCTTCGATTTCGACGGCGACCTGCGCGGCGAATTCGATCGAAACAAGATCGACGCGTCCATCAATGGAGGCGGGCCTCTGCTCTCCATGCGCACCTCCGGCGGGAGCGTCACCGTAAAAAACCTCTAG
- a CDS encoding HAD family hydrolase — protein sequence MNRITTIAFDADDTLWHNENLFEEHHQKYCQLLSEYHEAKTVEKTLFSTEMKNLELYGYGVKSFMLSSIETAIELTQGAIPSEELKRIIEFGQQMLKHPVELLDGVEKTITQLSEDYRLILITKGDLRDQERKIAKSGLSHCFEHTEVVSEKNVETYSRLFHRLAIEAKQVVMVGNSLKSDVLPILDLGGVGVHIPYHLTWEHERIDTTPTHHDSFHELSSIRELPELIKGLVTP from the coding sequence ATGAATCGCATCACGACCATCGCCTTCGACGCCGACGACACCCTCTGGCACAACGAGAACCTTTTCGAGGAACATCACCAAAAGTACTGCCAGCTGCTCTCGGAGTACCACGAAGCCAAGACGGTGGAGAAGACGCTCTTCTCCACCGAAATGAAAAACCTCGAACTTTATGGATACGGAGTGAAAAGCTTCATGCTCTCCAGCATCGAGACCGCGATCGAGCTCACCCAAGGAGCTATCCCATCCGAAGAGCTCAAACGCATCATCGAGTTCGGTCAGCAAATGCTGAAACATCCGGTCGAACTGCTCGACGGCGTCGAAAAAACCATCACCCAACTCAGCGAAGACTATCGATTGATCCTCATCACCAAGGGAGACCTTCGGGACCAGGAACGCAAGATCGCCAAGTCCGGCCTTTCGCATTGCTTCGAGCACACGGAAGTGGTTTCGGAAAAAAACGTGGAGACCTACTCCCGCCTCTTCCATCGCCTGGCGATCGAAGCGAAGCAGGTTGTCATGGTGGGAAACTCCCTGAAGTCCGACGTCCTCCCCATCCTCGACCTCGGAGGCGTAGGCGTGCACATCCCCTATCACCTCACGTGGGAACACGAGCGCATCGATACCACTCCCACCCATCACGACAGCTTTCACGAGCTCTCATCCATCCGCGAACTACCCGAGCTTATCAAAGGTCTCGTCACACCGTGA
- a CDS encoding pseudouridine synthase — protein sequence MLESDPDLPILYHDDRFVAIHKPSGLLVHRSSIDRRETRFAIQLLRDQIGQKVYPVHRIDRPTSGILIFGLDEEACVALSQAFQERKVEKSYLAVTRGYTPEKGVIDSPLRKFRDVDGMVKSDETQEASTRYTRLATAELPYPTDRYATTRLSLVALHPETGRRHQLRRHLAHLRYPIIGDTRHGCNKTNTIAREHIGIHRLLLAATELSFLHPFSQQAIHISCPLEGSFQSALDRIQFSPTAVFQSPE from the coding sequence ATGCTCGAGAGCGATCCAGACCTCCCCATTCTCTACCACGACGATCGCTTCGTCGCCATTCACAAGCCGAGCGGCCTGCTCGTTCACCGTAGCTCCATCGATCGCAGGGAAACGCGATTCGCCATTCAGCTCCTGCGCGACCAGATCGGCCAGAAGGTGTACCCCGTCCACCGCATCGACCGTCCGACTTCTGGCATCCTTATATTCGGCCTGGACGAGGAAGCCTGCGTCGCCCTCTCCCAGGCCTTCCAAGAGCGAAAGGTGGAGAAAAGCTACCTCGCGGTCACCCGAGGCTATACTCCTGAAAAAGGAGTGATCGACTCGCCCTTGCGCAAATTCCGAGATGTCGACGGCATGGTGAAAAGCGACGAAACGCAAGAAGCGTCGACTCGCTACACCCGACTCGCCACCGCTGAACTCCCGTATCCAACCGATCGCTACGCAACAACACGGCTTTCCCTGGTCGCGCTCCATCCCGAAACCGGCCGCCGCCATCAACTGCGCCGCCACCTGGCGCACCTCCGCTACCCAATCATCGGCGATACGCGTCACGGCTGCAACAAGACGAACACGATCGCCCGCGAACACATCGGAATCCATCGACTGCTCCTAGCCGCCACCGAGCTCTCCTTCCTTCACCCGTTCTCCCAACAAGCGATCCACATCTCCTGTCCGCTCGAAGGGTCGTTCCAGTCCGCCCTCGATCGTATTCAGTTTTCTCCTACAGCCGTCTTCCAATCCCCCGAATAA
- the xseA gene encoding exodeoxyribonuclease VII large subunit has protein sequence MAWDDLFEQYPEVTVSQYTASIKTLLERGVSPSWVLGEVSNLRRQSSGHLYFSLKDAGAQLPAVMFRAQASGLAFRLEDGMQVQAFGQISVYAPHGRYQLVVRELKESGQGRLFREFERLKAKLAAEGLFEKGRKRALPLLPLKVALVTSPTGAAVRDFTRILKRRGWAGRLQIFPCKVQGAGAAEEIAAAIELINEIGDYDVLVLARGGGSIEDLWSFNEEIVARAVSRSAIPTISGVGHEIDFTLSDFAADARAETPSGAAELISSAFLETLSRFEDLRDDMEAAIESRIEVSRRELSTLKTRLRALSPLGKVENALLRLDELHSRLDARFFSGLHSCREKLNTFGGRMGDLDIGSRLNQLRNRLAQAGRRMDEQARELARSRRRSLDLAGTTLRALSPEATLGRGYVILKSSSGAMVTSVADVKKGDRLGASLKDGRIELSVDDVAAE, from the coding sequence CAATACACGGCTTCGATCAAGACGCTGCTTGAGCGGGGCGTGTCTCCCAGCTGGGTATTGGGAGAGGTATCCAATCTTAGGAGACAGAGCAGCGGCCATCTCTACTTCTCGCTCAAGGATGCTGGCGCTCAGCTGCCGGCGGTGATGTTTCGCGCGCAGGCGAGCGGCCTGGCTTTCCGCTTGGAGGACGGGATGCAGGTGCAGGCTTTCGGTCAGATCAGCGTGTACGCTCCGCACGGACGCTACCAGTTGGTGGTCAGGGAGCTGAAGGAGAGCGGGCAAGGGCGTTTGTTTCGCGAGTTCGAGCGTCTCAAGGCGAAACTCGCTGCGGAAGGCTTGTTCGAAAAAGGGCGAAAGCGAGCCCTGCCGCTTCTGCCCTTGAAGGTCGCGCTTGTGACCTCCCCCACTGGAGCCGCCGTGCGCGACTTTACCCGAATCCTGAAGCGGCGCGGCTGGGCTGGCCGCCTGCAGATCTTTCCTTGCAAGGTTCAGGGGGCGGGCGCCGCGGAAGAGATCGCCGCCGCGATCGAGCTGATCAACGAGATCGGCGATTACGACGTCTTGGTCCTGGCTCGTGGTGGGGGCAGCATCGAGGACCTTTGGAGTTTCAACGAGGAAATCGTGGCTCGAGCTGTGTCGAGAAGCGCCATCCCTACGATCTCGGGCGTCGGGCACGAAATCGATTTCACGCTTAGCGATTTCGCGGCGGACGCGCGCGCGGAGACGCCCTCCGGCGCTGCGGAGCTCATCAGTAGCGCTTTTTTGGAGACGCTGTCGCGCTTCGAGGATTTGAGGGATGACATGGAAGCCGCGATCGAAAGTCGGATAGAAGTGTCGCGGCGAGAGCTGTCCACGCTGAAGACGCGCTTGAGAGCGCTGTCGCCTCTGGGGAAAGTTGAGAACGCCCTGTTGCGTTTGGATGAGCTGCATTCCCGTTTGGACGCCCGGTTTTTCTCCGGTCTGCACTCGTGTCGCGAAAAGTTGAATACGTTTGGCGGACGAATGGGCGACTTGGATATCGGGTCTCGGCTAAACCAGCTTCGAAATCGACTGGCTCAGGCGGGGCGGCGAATGGACGAACAGGCCAGGGAGCTAGCTCGAAGCCGTCGTCGTTCGCTTGATCTGGCGGGAACGACGCTGCGAGCGCTGAGTCCCGAGGCGACGTTGGGTCGCGGCTACGTCATTTTGAAATCAAGCTCTGGCGCGATGGTGACCAGTGTGGCGGACGTGAAAAAGGGAGACCGTCTGGGGGCCTCCCTGAAGGATGGACGGATCGAGCTTTCGGTGGACGACGTGGCCGCGGAGTGA
- a CDS encoding DUF4038 domain-containing protein, with protein MSLRQLSIASLLLFTISLQASPPPLQIGENGRYLVEPDGSAFIWIGDTAWELFHKLDREQALHYLDDRAAKGFTVVQAVVLAELNGLRVPNAYGDLPLHDLDPTRPNEAYFQHVDFIVDEAEKRGLYIGMLPTWGDKVPSSNPGAGPIVFNPENASRFGAFLGDRYKSDPIIWILGGDREVMNQNVKKTWDAMGRSLKASSEGKQLLTYHPRGNETSATWFSDSDWLDFHMYQIGHEPRTANLHRLLGKSRQSQPVKPVVDGEPAYEDIPVRFWNYLDFSTPTRAPEHVLDENGYIVKPEYFRDGFITPHDVRIHAYWDFLGGAAGHTYGHNAVWQMYRPGDPIALPTLRDWRSALDRPAAAQMIHLRSLWEKRPLEKLVPGGDFIASSPPKHSIWAHSDDDSYALVYLPDGGAVAIDTSALAMPSFTASWYNPSTGQSAAIGSFTQSQSPTFTAPATSAYPDWLLVLDSSRADYPDL; from the coding sequence ATGAGCCTACGCCAACTTTCGATCGCCTCGCTTCTGCTCTTCACCATTTCCCTTCAAGCGTCGCCACCTCCTCTGCAAATCGGCGAGAACGGGCGCTACCTCGTCGAGCCAGATGGCTCCGCATTCATCTGGATAGGAGACACCGCTTGGGAGCTTTTCCATAAGCTCGATCGCGAACAAGCCCTCCACTATCTAGACGACCGAGCCGCCAAGGGTTTCACCGTCGTCCAGGCCGTCGTGCTAGCGGAACTGAACGGCCTCCGCGTCCCCAACGCATACGGCGACCTTCCCTTGCACGACCTCGACCCCACCCGCCCCAACGAAGCCTATTTCCAACATGTGGACTTCATCGTCGACGAAGCTGAAAAACGCGGCCTCTACATCGGTATGCTGCCAACCTGGGGCGACAAGGTTCCTTCCTCCAATCCCGGGGCCGGGCCCATCGTATTCAATCCGGAGAACGCATCTCGCTTTGGAGCGTTTCTGGGCGATCGCTACAAGTCTGACCCCATAATATGGATACTTGGAGGCGATCGAGAGGTGATGAACCAGAATGTCAAAAAAACCTGGGACGCCATGGGCCGCAGCCTGAAAGCCTCCTCCGAAGGCAAACAACTCCTCACCTACCATCCACGCGGCAACGAGACCTCCGCTACCTGGTTCTCCGATTCCGACTGGCTCGACTTCCATATGTATCAGATCGGACACGAACCCCGCACCGCCAATCTCCACCGCCTGCTGGGCAAGTCCCGCCAAAGCCAGCCCGTCAAACCGGTCGTGGACGGCGAACCTGCCTACGAAGACATCCCCGTTCGTTTCTGGAACTACTTGGACTTCTCCACCCCTACCCGAGCCCCCGAGCACGTGTTGGACGAAAATGGATACATCGTTAAGCCGGAGTATTTCCGAGACGGATTCATCACGCCGCACGATGTCCGCATCCACGCCTACTGGGATTTTCTGGGCGGCGCCGCGGGCCACACCTACGGCCATAACGCGGTCTGGCAGATGTACCGCCCAGGCGACCCCATCGCCCTGCCAACGCTTCGCGACTGGAGGTCCGCTCTCGATCGGCCAGCGGCCGCTCAGATGATTCACCTCCGTTCCCTTTGGGAGAAACGTCCTCTCGAAAAGCTCGTCCCCGGCGGCGACTTCATCGCGTCGTCCCCACCTAAGCACTCGATCTGGGCCCACTCGGACGACGATTCCTACGCCCTGGTCTATCTTCCCGACGGCGGCGCGGTAGCCATCGACACCTCCGCTCTCGCGATGCCCAGCTTCACCGCATCCTGGTACAACCCCTCGACCGGTCAGAGCGCCGCCATCGGCTCGTTCACCCAATCCCAATCGCCCACCTTCACCGCCCCTGCCACCTCCGCGTATCCGGATTGGCTGCTCGTGCTCGACTCATCGAGAGCCGACTACCCCGACTTGTAG